The following are encoded in a window of Oncorhynchus kisutch isolate 150728-3 unplaced genomic scaffold, Okis_V2 scaffold3966, whole genome shotgun sequence genomic DNA:
- the LOC116372537 gene encoding NLR family CARD domain-containing protein 3-like → FQLLEEKIMTFVKNELKMFKRILSPELPEGFESQKQDKEVVDAEDEQQESSAREGALKITLYVLRKMNQKELAETLEKYELAVICQRELKSNLKKKFQCVFEGIAKQGNPTLLNKIYTELYITEGGTGEVNNEHELRQIETTTRKQARPETAIKCNDIFKPLTGQDKRIRTVLTKGVAGIGKTVSVQKFILDWAEGKANQDVQFVFSFPFRELNLMKEDKHTFIELLNHFSMETKQSGISNYNKYKVLFIFDGLDECRLPLDFQKNKICWDVTESTSVDVLLTNLIKGNLLPSALLWITTRPAAANKIPSGCVDQVTEVRGFNDPQKEEYIRKRFRDGDLASRIISHIKTSRSLHIMCHIPVFCWISATVLEHMLKHKREEMPKTLTEMYTHLVVFHTKQKNEKYLGKEETGPHWNKESILSLGKLAFQQLVKGNLIFYEEDLKESGIDVNEASVYSGLCTQLFKEECGLYQDKVYCFVHLSIQEFLAAVYVFLSFINNNENLMDKPQSTSRNFSVRIKQRRKVTFYKSAVDKVLQSETGNLDLFLRFLLGLSLESNQKHLQGLLTKSRSSSQSHEETVKYIKKKIRENPSPERSINLFHCLNELNDHSLVEEIQRYLSSGSLSKPNLSPAQWSALVFVLLTSEKELDVFDLKKYSRSEEGLLRLLPVVKASRAAL, encoded by the exons tttcagttgcttgaagagaaaattatgacatttgtgaagaacgagctgaagatgttcaagaggattcttagtccagaactcccagaaggctttgagagtcagaagcaggataaggaagtggtggatgctgaagatgagcagcaggagagcagtgccagagagggggctctgaagatcacactgtacgtcctgaggaaaatgaaccagaaggagcttgctgaaacactggagaaat ATGAGCTTGCTGTGATTTGCCAACGTGAACTCAAATCTAatctaaagaagaagtttcaatgtgtatttgaggggatcgctaaacaaggaaacccaacacttctcaataagatctacacagagctctacatcacagagggtggaacaggagaggtcaataatgaacatgagctgagacagattgagacaacaaccaggaaacaagcaagaccagagactgcaatcaaatgtaatgatatcttcaaacccttaactggacaagacaaacgtatcagaactgtgctgacaaagggagtcgctggcattggaaaaacagtctctgtgcagaagttcattctggactgggctgaaggaaaagcaaatcaggatgtccaatttgtgttttcattcccttttcgggagctgaatttgatgaaagaggacaaacacactttcattgaacttctcaatcacttctcaatggaaaccaaacaaTCAGGAATCTCCAACTACAACAAGTAcaaagttctgttcatctttgatggtctggatgagtgccgactgcccctagacttccagaagaacaagatTTGTTGGGACGTCACAGagtcaacctcagtggatgttctgctgacaaatctcatcaagggaaatctgcttccctctgctctcctctggataactacccgacctgcagcagccaataagatcccttcagggtgtgttgaccaggtgacagaggtacgaggattcaatgacccacagaaggaggagtacaTCAGGAAGAGATTCAGGGATGGggacctggccagcagaatcatctcacacataaagacatcaaggagtctccacatcatgtgccacattccagtcttctgttggatttctgcaacagtccttgaacacatgctgaaacataagagagaagagatgccgaagactctgactgagatgtacacacaccttgtggtgtttcataccaaacagaagaatgaaaagtatcttgggaaagaagagacaggtccacactggaataaagagagcattctgtcactgggaaaactggcttttcaacagcttgtgaagggcaatctgattttctatgaagaagacctgaaagaGTCTGGCATTGATGTTAATGAAGCCTCAGTGTACTCAGGATTGTGCACACAGCTCTTTAAAGAGGAATGTGGGCTGTACCAGGACAAGGTGTACTGCTTTGttcatctgagcattcaggagttcctggctgctgtatatgtgttcctctcattcatcaacaacaatgAGAATCTAATGGACAAACCTCAATCAACGTCCAGGAACTTTTCTGTGAGGATCAAACAAAGGCGTAAAGTTACTTTCTACAAGAGTGCTGTGGATAAAGTCTTACAAAGTGAGACGGGAAACCTGGAccttttcctccgcttccttctgggcctctcactggagtccaatcagaagcacttacAAGGTCTACTGACAAAGTCAAGAAGCAGCTCACAGAGCCATGAAGAAACAGTCAAGTACATCAAGAAGAAGATCAGGGAGAATCCCTCTCCAGAGAGGagcatcaatctgttccactgtctgaatgaactgaatgaccattctctagtggaggagatTCAAAGATACCTGAGCTCAGGAAGTCTCTCAAAACCCAACCTGTCACCtgcacagtggtcagctctggtctttgtgttgctgacttcagaaaaggagctggatgtgtttgacctgaagaaatactccagatcagaggaaggtcttctgaggctgctgccagtggtcaaagcctccagagctgctctgtga